ACAAGGGGAAATACCTGTTCCCGGTCAAGGCCATGAGCAAGGTATTCCGTGCCCGCTTTGTTGCAGGGTTACGTAAAAAAATTAAAACAGAACAACCAGAGGCCCTTTACCAAAGCCTGTTCAAAAAAGAGTGGGTCGTCTATTGCAAGCGTCCGTTTTTAGGGCCACCTCAGGTAGTGGAATACCTTGGTCGCTATACCCATAAAATTGCGATCAGCAACCACCGAATCAAAAACCTGGATGACAGCGGCGTGGTGTTTTCGGTAAAAGATTACCGCCACGGGGGAAACAAATCCCTGATGTACCTGAGCGATACTGAATTCATCAGGCGCTTTGCCCTGCACATACTCCCTAAGGGGTTTGTGCGCATCCGCCATTATGGGATATTAAGTGCTTACCATAAACGCAAAAGTCTTGACCACTTGGGTAAAACCCTGGGGAAGGTACAGCTCCAAGAAAAACCGCCCCTGCAACACCGAATCTGCCCATCTTGTAAAAAGGGAGAACTGGTGACCCTGCATACGTTTACCGCACGGGGACCACCGGCACACTGGATCACAAAACTTAAAAAATACACTAAAGCACAGTAAGAAAATAAACGCCCTTTGAACGGGATAGGGAAGCCTATGTCCGAAACCAAGCAAAAGCGGCCAAAATACCCCAAAAACAGGAGGTTCAATAGAATTTAAGAAGTGATGGACATACTCGGGAGAAAAACAAGACCTCCAAATCACTATACGGTTCAAGTGCAGACCTTAAATAACCCATCCTAAAACAGACCAATACCCATAGAAGGCTGACCGACAGAGAACCGGTTCAGTCAACACGACGTTCATGCTGGGTCGTACCGACCACACGAACGCTAGTTATTAGGCAAAGTTTTTTTCTAAAATTTCTAATCGGTGTTTTAAATTTTCTTTTATTTCTTTCAAATTAATGTTAGAGTTTTTAAGTCCGTGAATATCTTTATTACAGCCTCTGCAAATTTCTCGTTCTAAACTGTTTTCTTTTCCACATTCGCATTTCCAAACCTCAATGTCTTTTCTTGTCAAATTGTCTAAAGTTTGGTAAAACTCAACTTTAACAGGAAACTTATTTTCCAATTTATCAATAGTTTCTTTAATTGTTTTTATGTCCGATTTGAAATAAGTCCTTTTATGAACTCCAGATATTAAAGCTCCAATATTATTAAGATTTTCATTGTCGCTCGATAGTAACGAAAGGTTTTTGTCAAAGTCAACCAAGTTTAATTCTTTGATAATGCTCAAAACTGGTTTGAAATCTTTTTCTCCATTATTTTCTATAAATGTAAATATTTCTTTAGTTGCTAATTCTCTATCTATATTTTCAAAAAATGCGTTTAAATTATCTTTAAACTCGATTGAGTTTGGGTTTTCGGTCAGTTTGTTTAAGAGAAAAGGGCTTAATTCTGAAATTTGATTTTCTATTATTAATTTCCAATTGTTTTCGCTTAAATTTAGATTGTCGTTTTCTGCACTTTTTAGAAGTTTAGTTTTCAGTTCAAGTTGTTCAAAAGCTTCTAAATCTATTGACGTTGAGTTATTTATTATTTCTTTATTTTTTCCGGCAACTCGAACAGCAGTTCCCATTGCTGTAACCATTAACATTGATTTTCCTTGAGCAGCAATTTCGTCGTTTTCAATGGTCAGTCCGATAACGTAGTTTGCTTTTAAATAATGAGCACGTTTTTTTAATTCGTAAATGGCTTGTTGATTTATTTTTTCTAATGACTTTGTGTAAGTATTTGATTTTCCGCCAAAAATATCTCGAAAACCCGATAAAAAATCTTTAAAAAAATTCATACCGATGACAATACTGACCGAAATCGGTTCAATATATTCTTCAATTTCAACATTTTGAAGTGAAGAAGTTGTCGTTACTTTTATGTGTTTAAAGTGTTCCATTTAAATTTTGCCTAACGTGATTGTGTATGATTTCGTTGCGTGTTTAAGCACTAAAGTTAGCAAATAAATCACAGATAGAAAGTCCGCGAGGACTTTCGTAAGTAAGCTATAACTAGCAATGAATTATACACGGCTTAAGTTTGATTCTCTATAAATTGATTGTATAAATCAGAAAGAACAAAAGAGAGAATTAAGGTTACTATACACGGTGAAGCTTTAGACTTCGACAACATTGATAATCCTCTCTCTTTTACTACTTAAATCACGTTCAGTTCTGTGAGACCTAGATCTCGTTTTCAAGTTGTTGTGAGCAGAAGTAGCCAGTTCTTTCATAAAACATTCGTTATGAATAAATATAAAGAAACTTTTGGAGTCGACATCAGTAAGGATGTCTTTGATGTACATGGTAGTAACATTGGTCACAGCCAGTATAAGAACGATGAAACGGGATTCAGGAAATACCTTAAGGAATTGCCCCAAGGTTCATTGGTGGTTATGGAAGCTACCGGTTATTATCATTATAGACTTGCACAGTTTCTTTACAAAAACGGAGTAATCGTTTCTGTTGTAAATCCATTGTCCATAAAGCGTTTCATACAAATGAAACTGGCCAAGGTAAAGACGGACAAAAGTGATGCAAAGGCTATTTGTGAATACGCTTTGTCCAATGATGTTCCACTCTACAATTCCTTGACGGATACCCAGAGTGAATGTTTACAGTTGTTCCGGTTATTGGACACCTATTTAAAACAACGTACCGCAACTAAGAACAAGATACATGGAGAAGCTGTTCTGGGTATTCCCTCAAAGTTTGTCCATCGTTCCTTGGTGCGTAACAAGAAGCAGCTTGATAAGGAGGTGATAGCCATCGAATCAAAAATCCTTTCCTTGGTAAAAGAAGACCAACAAGAGCAATTGACCTTAATCACCAGTATACCGGGAATAGGTCAAAAGACCGCATTGTTCTTGATAGTTGTGACGGATGGTTTTTCCAAGTTCGAGAATGCATCACAGCTCTGTAGTTATGTCGGAATTACCCCAACGATCAGAGAATCGGGGAGCAGCGTTAGAGGTCGTGCACGGATAAGCAAAGTGGGCAATAGAAAGCTACGTAATCTTTTGTTCCTATGTTCCTTTACCGCCTGCAAGCACAACAAGGCATGTAAGGAGGTATATGAGCGAATCGTGAACAAGGGGAAGAGCAAGAAACTGGCATTGATAGCTGTAGCCAACAAGCTTCTTAAACAGAGTTTTGCAATCGCCAGATCCGGATTGCCCTATGATGAGGGTTTTGTCTCTGTTCTGACTAGAAGGTAGAATGAAAGTAAATGATTTTTTTGACCATAATCCTTACCTATGGGTTGTGGTAGAGGATAACTATGTTTCAAATTTAATGCGGAAAAGAGTTGTTTTTTAGCTCAGTTCTTTGTTACCACACGTTTTTTATATTATAAAAGCAATTACAATTTGCAATAAAATGGACAAAATCGCAACTACTAAAAAGAATATAAAAATGTTTTTCGATATATTCTGTGTTTTTAAAAGTCGGAATTGGTTTAGATTGTTTAAAATCAACAATTCTTTTTCGTCCATTGCTCGTAATTCAGATAGCTTTTTGTATTTGCTGTATTTCTCAAATTCAGTTGGTTCAATGTCATTAACATTTTTAATATTTTCCATAGGTTTTAGTCAGATTATTAATTTAAAAATTGAAATATTATGAAAGTCAGAATTAGTTTAAACTATCTTTTAGCTTGGATTGTAATTTCGTCTGTTCTTGCTTCTTTACTTGGGGCATTTGTGTCGATTGCTTATCATCAAAAACATGAAATTCAGATGTTAGAAAAGACACTAGAAGATTTAAAACCGTAATTATTATGCCAGCTACAACAATTTTTTTTCCAATCTTAGATTCAAACTGTTTAAGTTTTAAGTCCAAGTCCATTAATTTGTCCGATTTAGCTTCTCGTTCAGCTTTTTTAACAAGTTCGTATTCTATATCCTGTTCGATTTTTTCAAATCCGCCATTTTTTAAAAAATCATCTATTAGTCCGCTGTATTCTACAGATAAAATTCCAATAGAAGACTCTTTATATACTTTCATTAAATTAGGCTTATGCTTAATAATTTTATATAAAAATTCTTTTACTTGGTCTTTGTTTAGTTCAGGAAATAATTGTTTTTTAAGTTCGTTTTGGTCAAAGGAACGGTCTTTATTTTCTATTAAGAATTTTAATATTTTATCTCGATTATCGCTCATTTCTCAAATGTGTGGTAACGGTCTCGTATAACCGTCAGTTACGGGTTAATATGCGTTAATTTTCGGTTTATAACTGGCGTTAGCAATTCCGAGTGGATTCGGACGCAGTCGAATCCGCCGTAATTGCGGTTATACATTGTGCCTGTTGCACAAGTTAAGAAAAAAACGGTCTTGATCATTGCCGTTCGGTAGATCGATCGTAACTTTAGGTATGCAGGGAAAAAAGGATTACCAGGAAAAACTGTTCGCACATTTCCAGTTGAGCGAGCGTATACCCGAGAACAATTTCTACAGGCGTTTGAAAGGGGCTTTGGACCTTGACTTTCTCTACCCTTTGACCAAGGGGTATTATGGCGAAAGCGGCCAGAAGAGCATCGACCCGGTGGTCTTCTTCAAACTGTGCCTTGTGGGCTATCTGGAGAACATTATCAGCGACCGCAAGCTGATCGACCATTGTTCGATGCGCTTGGACGTCCTTTACTTTATCGGCTACGATATCGACGAGGAGCTGCCATGGCATTCTACGATAAGCCGTACGCGCCAACTGTTCCCGGAAAGTGTGTTCGAGGAAGTCTTCACCAAGGTTTTGAGTATGTGCGCGGACAAGGGTATGGTCAGCGGGCATACCCAGGCGATCGACAGTGCGCCGGTAAAGGCGAACGCGAGCATGGATACCTTGGAACTGAAGGTACCGGAGGAAGAGCTGCAAGAACACCTGCGGAAGGTGCGGGTCCTTAGTTCGATGGATAAAGAAGTGCCCCACCGCAAGAGCAAGGGCGACAGGTCCGATAAAGGACAACGAAGTGTTACCGCCAACGCCAATGAGCTCTCCGCCATAAAGGGCCGCAACAAGAAGTGGGCGAAGGACCAGGACCAACGGCCGGGGGCCGGTAACAAGGGGGCCAAGTATACCAGTAACAAAACACATTACAGCCCCACGGACCCCGATGCGCGTATAAGC
This window of the Maribacter cobaltidurans genome carries:
- a CDS encoding IS91 family transposase, whose amino-acid sequence is MASAAHEVAQVLNRNRESLADCCATSWQLRTLHALRKCRTAALGGHIDHCTNPSCNTLHLSYNSCRNRHCPKCQGHKREQWIRAREEELLNVPYFHVVFTLPSELNRLCLYEPKLLYGLLFKTSWEVIAGFASNPKFLGAGPGMIAILHTWGQNLSLHPHLHCIVPGGGATKSGKWKPARNKGKYLFPVKAMSKVFRARFVAGLRKKIKTEQPEALYQSLFKKEWVVYCKRPFLGPPQVVEYLGRYTHKIAISNHRIKNLDDSGVVFSVKDYRHGGNKSLMYLSDTEFIRRFALHILPKGFVRIRHYGILSAYHKRKSLDHLGKTLGKVQLQEKPPLQHRICPSCKKGELVTLHTFTARGPPAHWITKLKKYTKAQ
- a CDS encoding YbjQ family protein; the encoded protein is MEHFKHIKVTTTSSLQNVEIEEYIEPISVSIVIGMNFFKDFLSGFRDIFGGKSNTYTKSLEKINQQAIYELKKRAHYLKANYVIGLTIENDEIAAQGKSMLMVTAMGTAVRVAGKNKEIINNSTSIDLEAFEQLELKTKLLKSAENDNLNLSENNWKLIIENQISELSPFLLNKLTENPNSIEFKDNLNAFFENIDRELATKEIFTFIENNGEKDFKPVLSIIKELNLVDFDKNLSLLSSDNENLNNIGALISGVHKRTYFKSDIKTIKETIDKLENKFPVKVEFYQTLDNLTRKDIEVWKCECGKENSLEREICRGCNKDIHGLKNSNINLKEIKENLKHRLEILEKNFA
- a CDS encoding IS110 family RNA-guided transposase translates to MNKYKETFGVDISKDVFDVHGSNIGHSQYKNDETGFRKYLKELPQGSLVVMEATGYYHYRLAQFLYKNGVIVSVVNPLSIKRFIQMKLAKVKTDKSDAKAICEYALSNDVPLYNSLTDTQSECLQLFRLLDTYLKQRTATKNKIHGEAVLGIPSKFVHRSLVRNKKQLDKEVIAIESKILSLVKEDQQEQLTLITSIPGIGQKTALFLIVVTDGFSKFENASQLCSYVGITPTIRESGSSVRGRARISKVGNRKLRNLLFLCSFTACKHNKACKEVYERIVNKGKSKKLALIAVANKLLKQSFAIARSGLPYDEGFVSVLTRR